The Ammoniphilus oxalaticus genome includes a region encoding these proteins:
- a CDS encoding ABC transporter ATP-binding protein gives MQRIEVKNLTKEFKSYRSREGLVGAFRDLLAREYQTMRAVNEISFEVGQGEMVGYIGENGAGKSTTIKMLTGILQPTSGYLRVNGMDPHNEREKFVRTIGVVFGQRSQLWWDIAVQESFRLLKKVYRVPDAQYKQFMGEVVEILEIEKLLTRPVRKLSLGQRMRCELAAALIHNPPLLFLDEPTIGLDVLVKMKIREFLQELNRRYGTTVLLTTHDLGDIEALCPRVVMLDEGKIIYDGELKKLRENWGGGKSAVIEFDQPIALGDLQKYTEGISLEWKQENPIKYKAMFHSDQISVSDLLIRITPYVNVTDIRIEETSTEEIVQKIYQKGMSHV, from the coding sequence ATGCAAAGAATTGAAGTGAAAAACTTGACCAAGGAGTTCAAATCTTATCGGAGTCGAGAAGGTCTGGTTGGGGCTTTCCGCGACCTATTAGCAAGAGAATATCAAACGATGAGGGCGGTCAATGAGATTTCATTTGAAGTTGGACAAGGAGAAATGGTCGGTTATATTGGTGAAAATGGGGCTGGGAAATCGACCACCATTAAAATGTTGACAGGAATCTTACAGCCGACTTCAGGTTATTTACGGGTTAATGGAATGGATCCGCATAATGAACGCGAAAAGTTTGTGCGGACGATTGGGGTCGTGTTCGGGCAACGCAGCCAATTATGGTGGGATATCGCCGTTCAGGAATCATTCCGACTACTAAAAAAAGTATATCGTGTTCCAGATGCGCAATATAAACAATTTATGGGCGAAGTTGTGGAGATTTTGGAAATAGAGAAGTTGCTGACGCGTCCTGTCCGCAAGCTAAGTTTGGGGCAAAGAATGCGGTGTGAGCTAGCCGCGGCGCTCATCCATAATCCACCTTTGTTGTTTTTAGATGAGCCGACGATTGGGTTAGACGTATTGGTTAAAATGAAGATCCGCGAATTTTTGCAAGAATTAAATCGGCGATACGGGACGACGGTATTGCTGACTACACATGATCTCGGTGACATCGAGGCGCTTTGTCCGCGCGTTGTCATGTTAGATGAAGGGAAAATTATTTACGACGGCGAGTTAAAAAAACTGAGGGAAAATTGGGGCGGCGGAAAAAGCGCGGTGATTGAGTTTGATCAACCGATCGCGTTGGGTGATTTACAGAAATATACTGAAGGAATAAGCCTGGAATGGAAACAAGAAAACCCGATTAAATATAAGGCGATGTTCCATAGTGATCAGATTTCAGTCTCGGACCTGCTCATTCGGATCACACCATATGTTAACGTAACCGATATCCGAATCGAGGAGACGAGCACGGAGGAGATTGTGCAGAAGATTTATCAGAAAGGGATGTCCCATGTTTAG
- a CDS encoding glutamate-1-semialdehyde 2,1-aminomutase, translating to MNRQRSEQLYEQALECIVGGVNSPSRSFKAVGGGAPVFMERAAGAYFWDVDGKQYIDYLAAYGPIITGHAHPHITKAITRAAENGTLYGTPTTLEIQFATMLKEAIPSMDKVRFVNSGTEAVMTTIRVARAYTGRTKIIKFSGCYHGHSDLVLVAAGSGPATLGIPDSAGIPTSIAEEVITVPFNNIDTYKAALDEWGDQIAAVLVEPIVGNFGMVSPNPSFLEEVNRLTHEVGALVIYDEIITAFRFMYGGAQNLLGVEPDLTALGKIIGGGLPIGAYGGRKEIMEKVAPLGPAYQAGTMAGNPASISAGIACLEVLREPGIYEQLDRLGATLEGGLNEAAQKHGIDLQVNRIKGALSTHFTKEPVTNYEQAEKADGEVYAQFFRQMLDQGINLAPSKYEAWFLTIAHTEEDIIKTIEAVNQSFIKMK from the coding sequence ATGAATAGGCAAAGATCTGAACAACTGTACGAACAAGCGCTAGAGTGTATCGTTGGCGGCGTGAACAGCCCTTCACGTTCATTCAAAGCCGTCGGCGGCGGAGCGCCTGTTTTTATGGAACGAGCCGCAGGCGCGTACTTTTGGGATGTCGATGGGAAACAATACATTGACTATTTAGCCGCCTATGGCCCGATAATTACGGGACACGCCCATCCACATATTACGAAGGCGATTACACGCGCAGCAGAAAATGGAACGTTATACGGTACGCCGACTACATTGGAAATCCAATTTGCTACCATGCTAAAAGAAGCCATCCCTTCGATGGATAAGGTCCGCTTCGTCAATTCAGGAACAGAAGCGGTCATGACAACGATCCGCGTTGCCCGAGCCTACACAGGAAGAACGAAAATCATCAAATTTTCAGGATGTTATCACGGGCATTCCGACCTTGTGTTAGTTGCCGCGGGATCTGGTCCAGCCACACTTGGCATTCCCGACAGCGCGGGGATCCCAACATCAATTGCAGAAGAAGTAATCACTGTTCCTTTTAATAATATCGATACATATAAAGCCGCTTTAGACGAATGGGGCGATCAAATTGCCGCGGTTCTAGTCGAGCCGATCGTAGGTAATTTTGGAATGGTCTCTCCAAATCCGAGTTTCCTAGAAGAAGTGAATCGCCTCACACATGAAGTCGGCGCGCTTGTCATTTATGATGAAATCATTACCGCCTTCCGCTTTATGTACGGCGGCGCCCAAAACTTGCTTGGGGTAGAACCAGATTTAACCGCTCTCGGAAAGATCATCGGCGGCGGGCTACCCATTGGCGCTTACGGCGGTCGTAAAGAAATTATGGAAAAAGTCGCGCCGCTTGGACCTGCTTATCAGGCGGGCACAATGGCCGGGAATCCTGCTTCGATCTCGGCGGGAATCGCTTGTCTCGAAGTGTTGCGAGAGCCTGGGATTTATGAACAGCTCGATCGCTTAGGAGCCACGCTTGAAGGTGGGCTCAATGAAGCCGCTCAAAAACACGGCATCGACTTGCAAGTGAACCGAATCAAAGGCGCTCTTAGCACCCATTTTACAAAGGAGCCCGTGACCAATTACGAACAGGCTGAAAAAGCGGATGGCGAAGTTTACGCCCAATTTTTCCGCCAGATGTTGGATCAAGGCATCAATCTTGCTCCTTCCAAATATGAGGCCTGGTTTCTAACGATTGCGCACACGGAAGAAGATATAATTAAAACGATTGAAGCGGTGAACCAAAGTTTTATCAAGATGAAATAG
- a CDS encoding ABC transporter ATP-binding protein, translating into MNSIKRYFIFVRPYWKSLVLTIMIGLLKFGIPLMMPLIIKYVIDDLLLTDLPIELKLEKLYWLMGGAFIVFIALRYPIEYYRQYFAQLASNQILYDIRDRLFAHLQKLSLRYYQNTKIGEVISRMINDVEQTKTFVVTGLMNIWLDLATLLIAIGIMLSMDAKLTLVAISVFPLYGISIKVFYKRLRHLTRTRSQALAELQGHLHERVQGMAVVKGFGLEAHEQAQFDKRNHQFLKKAVDHTVWNAKTFAITNTVTDLAPLLVIGYAGYQVVHGQLLIGELVAFYAYLERLYSPLRRLVNSSTSLTQSIASMDRMFELFDETYDIQDKQQAVELKTVKGDVSFDRVSFRYQEAGDEILHQICLEAQAGQTIALVGPSGGGKSSLVSLLPRFYDATAGTVSIDGHDIQDVTVKSLRRQIGMVLQDNILFSGSIKENILMGNPHAEMSEVIEAAKAANAHEFIIGLPNGYDTEIGERGVKLSGGQKQRVSIARVFLKNPRILILDEATSALDLESEQLIQQSLDRLAKDRTTFIVAHRLSTITHADHIVVIAAGRIEEEGTHQQLMKAKGLYHRLYTVQHLEG; encoded by the coding sequence GTGAATAGTATCAAGAGATACTTTATATTTGTGCGACCTTACTGGAAGTCTCTTGTATTGACCATCATGATTGGGTTGTTGAAGTTTGGAATCCCGTTAATGATGCCGTTAATTATTAAGTACGTGATCGATGACTTGCTGCTGACGGATCTTCCGATTGAATTAAAGCTGGAAAAGTTGTATTGGTTGATGGGAGGAGCGTTTATCGTATTTATTGCGCTTCGTTATCCGATCGAATATTACCGACAATATTTCGCTCAACTTGCCTCCAATCAAATACTCTATGATATTCGTGATCGGCTATTTGCTCATTTGCAGAAACTTTCATTAAGATATTATCAGAACACAAAAATCGGAGAAGTGATCTCCCGAATGATCAACGATGTTGAACAAACGAAGACTTTCGTCGTGACGGGATTGATGAATATCTGGTTGGATTTAGCGACTTTGTTGATTGCGATTGGAATCATGCTCAGTATGGATGCAAAATTGACCTTAGTCGCTATTTCTGTTTTTCCGTTGTATGGTATTTCAATTAAAGTGTTTTATAAACGATTGAGACATTTAACGAGGACGCGTTCACAAGCGCTGGCTGAATTACAAGGTCATCTGCATGAACGGGTGCAAGGAATGGCTGTCGTCAAAGGGTTTGGCTTAGAAGCGCATGAACAAGCTCAGTTCGATAAACGAAACCATCAATTCTTGAAAAAAGCGGTTGACCATACGGTTTGGAATGCGAAAACTTTTGCGATCACGAATACGGTAACCGATCTAGCTCCATTGCTGGTGATTGGGTATGCCGGTTACCAAGTTGTTCACGGTCAGTTGTTGATCGGAGAACTCGTTGCTTTTTACGCCTACTTAGAGAGGTTGTATAGTCCCTTGCGACGTCTTGTCAATTCTTCCACGAGTTTAACACAATCGATTGCTTCGATGGATCGGATGTTTGAACTTTTTGATGAAACGTACGATATCCAAGATAAGCAACAGGCTGTTGAGTTAAAAACAGTAAAGGGCGATGTCAGCTTTGATCGTGTTTCTTTTCGTTATCAAGAGGCGGGAGATGAGATATTACATCAGATTTGCTTGGAGGCCCAAGCGGGGCAGACGATTGCCCTCGTTGGTCCGAGTGGCGGTGGGAAATCATCGCTAGTTAGTTTATTGCCCCGATTTTATGACGCAACGGCAGGGACTGTGAGTATTGACGGTCATGACATACAAGACGTTACGGTCAAAAGTCTTCGCCGACAGATCGGGATGGTGTTGCAGGACAATATTTTGTTCAGCGGCTCGATCAAAGAAAATATATTAATGGGTAACCCCCATGCTGAAATGAGCGAAGTGATCGAAGCGGCTAAAGCGGCTAACGCCCATGAGTTTATTATCGGATTGCCTAATGGATATGACACGGAGATTGGCGAACGAGGCGTTAAATTATCAGGCGGGCAAAAACAGCGGGTTTCGATCGCTCGGGTGTTCTTGAAAAACCCTCGGATCTTAATTTTGGACGAAGCGACGTCGGCGCTTGATTTAGAATCAGAGCAATTGATTCAGCAATCACTGGACCGTTTAGCGAAGGATCGCACGACTTTCATCGTCGCCCATCGCTTATCGACGATTACACACGCGGACCACATTGTTGTTATAGCGGCGGGAAGAATTGAAGAAGAAGGAACCCATCAACAATTAATGAAAGCAAAAGGGTTGTATCATCGATTGTATACCGTGCAACATTTAGAGGGATAG
- a CDS encoding DUF402 domain-containing protein has product MATQGACVRVESYKHNKMLHRAWDQTMVLHLSDSVLIGANDNVKVTESDGREWRTREPAICTFGRGQWFNTIAMIRDDGTHYYCNIGSPFSLRNDVLSYIDYDLDVKIYPDLSYVVLDQEEFTLHSQQMNYPAEVTAQVNRAVEEVITWIQEKRGAFQPGFVERWYERFLVMKNR; this is encoded by the coding sequence GTGGCTACCCAAGGCGCATGCGTGCGAGTAGAGAGTTATAAGCATAACAAGATGTTGCATCGAGCATGGGATCAGACAATGGTTCTTCATTTGAGTGATTCAGTTTTAATCGGCGCAAACGATAATGTCAAAGTCACAGAATCGGATGGCAGGGAATGGCGCACGAGAGAACCGGCTATTTGCACATTTGGCAGAGGCCAGTGGTTTAATACCATTGCGATGATTCGCGATGATGGCACCCATTATTATTGCAATATCGGGTCTCCGTTTAGTTTGCGAAACGACGTATTATCCTATATTGACTATGATTTAGATGTGAAGATCTATCCTGATTTGTCGTATGTCGTTTTAGATCAGGAAGAATTTACGCTACATAGTCAACAGATGAATTATCCCGCGGAAGTAACAGCCCAAGTCAATCGCGCGGTTGAAGAGGTGATTACGTGGATTCAGGAGAAACGCGGGGCTTTCCAACCTGGATTTGTTGAACGGTGGTACGAGCGATTTTTAGTTATGAAAAATAGATAA
- a CDS encoding GNAT family N-acetyltransferase, whose amino-acid sequence MRIRSFRLGDYAAITFIWRETGLEANKETVSLDDLAKQVAWDSELVLVAEVEEKVVGVIVGSLDGSKAYFYRLAVDPTYQGHGVGKQLVQALEERFKQRGATEIIIMINQDNQQVIPFYHSLGYEAQEYITLSKKLSNHD is encoded by the coding sequence GTGAGAATCAGATCTTTTCGATTAGGCGATTACGCTGCGATCACCTTTATATGGAGAGAGACAGGCTTAGAGGCAAATAAGGAGACAGTGTCTCTTGACGATCTAGCTAAGCAAGTTGCGTGGGATAGTGAACTGGTGTTAGTTGCCGAAGTAGAAGAAAAAGTCGTCGGAGTGATTGTCGGTTCATTAGATGGCTCCAAGGCCTACTTTTATCGTTTGGCCGTGGATCCTACATACCAAGGACATGGTGTTGGCAAACAATTGGTACAAGCTTTGGAAGAGCGTTTCAAACAAAGAGGCGCGACAGAAATTATTATTATGATCAATCAGGATAATCAGCAAGTGATTCCTTTCTATCACAGTTTGGGATATGAAGCGCAAGAGTATATTACACTTTCCAAAAAACTTTCGAATCATGATTAA
- a CDS encoding superoxide dismutase — MAKYELPALPYAANALEPHVDEETMNIHHGRHHQAYVNNLNAALEGHDNLSSKSIEDLIADLDAVPENIRGAVRNNGGGHANHALFWEIMSPNGGGTPTGDLANDINSTFGSFDKFKEEFAKAAATRFGSGWAWLIVDNGKLAVTSTPNQDSPIMEGKTPILGLDVWEHAYYLKYQNKRPDYVSAFWNVVNWDEVSKRYAAAK; from the coding sequence ATGGCTAAGTATGAATTACCAGCTCTACCTTACGCGGCAAACGCGCTTGAGCCGCACGTTGATGAAGAAACAATGAATATTCACCATGGTCGTCATCACCAAGCTTATGTAAATAACCTAAACGCTGCTTTAGAAGGACATGACAACTTGTCCAGCAAGAGTATTGAAGATCTAATTGCTGATTTAGACGCAGTACCTGAGAACATCCGCGGGGCAGTTCGCAACAATGGTGGCGGACATGCTAACCACGCGCTTTTCTGGGAAATCATGAGTCCAAACGGCGGCGGAACTCCTACTGGAGATTTAGCTAACGATATTAACAGTACTTTTGGGAGCTTTGACAAGTTCAAAGAAGAATTCGCAAAAGCTGCTGCAACACGTTTTGGTTCTGGTTGGGCATGGTTGATCGTTGATAACGGCAAGCTAGCTGTTACAAGCACTCCAAACCAAGATAGCCCAATCATGGAAGGCAAAACGCCAATCCTAGGTTTAGACGTTTGGGAGCACGCTTACTACTTAAAGTATCAAAACAAGCGCCCTGACTACGTTTCCGCATTCTGGAACGTTGTTAACTGGGATGAAGTGAGCAAGCGTTACGCTGCTGCGAAATAA
- the mutY gene encoding A/G-specific adenine glycosylase has product MIRNFDVKTFQDQLLHWFERNLRDLPWRKDKDPYKVWVSEIMLQQTRVDTVIPYFERFVERFPTLDALAAAEEEDVLKMWEGLGYYSRARNLHTGVKEVQATYGGHVPNDPTEIIKIKGIGPYTAGAILSIAYDQPEPAVDGNVMRVLSRLLNIKEDIQKVRTRRQFEEIIREMIAAHNPSYFNQALMELGALICSPRSPSCQQCPVSSHCEAKRLEIQEELPVKGKAKPPRPVDLSVAFIKYNEQILIRQRPDQGLLASLWELPNAEGNQHDLQHHLKQQGLRVLSLMPILEQQHIFSHLIWNMVIFYVEVEQMEEQAGHWVDWGQLDDYTFPASYQRIFFRLTDFFT; this is encoded by the coding sequence ATGATACGTAATTTCGATGTCAAAACGTTTCAAGATCAATTATTGCATTGGTTCGAAAGGAACTTGCGTGATTTGCCCTGGCGCAAGGATAAGGATCCGTATAAAGTGTGGGTTTCGGAAATCATGTTGCAGCAAACGCGGGTGGATACTGTGATTCCGTATTTTGAGCGATTTGTGGAAAGGTTTCCGACGCTAGACGCGCTAGCGGCTGCCGAAGAAGAGGATGTCTTGAAAATGTGGGAAGGCCTCGGCTACTATTCAAGGGCTCGAAATTTGCATACCGGGGTGAAAGAAGTTCAGGCCACATATGGTGGCCATGTGCCGAATGATCCTACTGAAATTATTAAGATAAAGGGAATTGGTCCGTATACGGCAGGGGCAATTTTGAGTATCGCATATGACCAGCCTGAACCAGCTGTCGATGGCAACGTGATGAGAGTGCTCTCGCGTTTATTGAATATAAAAGAAGATATCCAAAAGGTAAGGACGCGGCGTCAGTTTGAAGAGATCATTAGAGAGATGATTGCCGCGCATAATCCGTCTTATTTTAATCAAGCGTTAATGGAACTCGGGGCTTTGATTTGCTCGCCAAGATCGCCGAGTTGCCAACAATGCCCTGTTTCTTCTCATTGCGAAGCGAAGCGGTTGGAAATTCAAGAGGAATTACCTGTAAAGGGGAAAGCGAAACCACCTCGACCCGTTGATCTGTCGGTTGCATTCATAAAATATAATGAACAAATCTTAATTCGCCAACGTCCTGATCAAGGGTTATTGGCTAGCCTTTGGGAATTGCCAAATGCGGAGGGGAATCAACACGATTTACAACACCATCTAAAGCAACAAGGTCTTAGGGTTCTTTCACTCATGCCCATTTTAGAGCAACAACATATCTTTTCACACTTGATTTGGAATATGGTTATTTTTTATGTAGAGGTGGAGCAGATGGAGGAACAGGCAGGCCATTGGGTGGATTGGGGTCAATTGGATGACTATACGTTCCCTGCTTCCTATCAAAGGATTTTTTTTAGATTGACTGATTTTTTTACTTAA
- a CDS encoding MFS transporter yields the protein MIKVFMEYKIKPEYRAAYEAIMPEVKEWMAQQKARNYQHFEGIHQPLLFVEMFDVESIEEYNRFKKLRCEEKTFFAECISGGAQKINMWAFAETSNDT from the coding sequence ATGATTAAAGTATTTATGGAATATAAAATTAAACCAGAATATAGAGCGGCGTACGAAGCGATTATGCCAGAAGTTAAAGAGTGGATGGCGCAACAAAAGGCGCGTAACTATCAACATTTTGAAGGTATTCACCAGCCTTTATTGTTTGTGGAGATGTTCGATGTAGAGAGTATTGAAGAGTACAACCGTTTTAAAAAGTTGCGTTGCGAGGAAAAAACGTTTTTTGCGGAATGTATAAGTGGCGGCGCGCAAAAAATCAACATGTGGGCTTTTGCGGAGACATCCAATGATACGTAA
- a CDS encoding phosphatase PAP2 family protein, protein MLDTLMIFFSEIGNGGAVWFLLVGLLLLFKSSRKAGIYTAVAILTAALVQYVLKILFARPRPLVDPIDLLIEMPTSYSFPSGHTLISFSAAAALALFFPRMGGVALVIALIIGISRVYLRVHFVSDVFFGALFGLAISYGLARLKKWDEARRGTVL, encoded by the coding sequence ATGTTAGATACGTTGATGATTTTTTTTAGCGAGATCGGCAATGGGGGAGCTGTATGGTTTTTGCTCGTTGGACTCTTACTGTTGTTTAAATCGAGTCGCAAGGCGGGAATTTATACGGCTGTCGCGATTTTAACCGCTGCCTTGGTCCAGTATGTCTTGAAAATTTTGTTCGCTAGACCACGACCGTTGGTGGACCCGATTGATCTTTTGATCGAGATGCCAACATCGTATTCGTTTCCATCTGGACATACGTTGATTTCCTTCAGCGCGGCGGCGGCGCTTGCCTTGTTTTTTCCGCGAATGGGCGGCGTGGCTTTGGTAATCGCTTTGATAATTGGGATTTCGAGGGTCTATCTGCGGGTTCATTTTGTTAGCGATGTATTTTTCGGGGCGTTGTTTGGACTCGCGATCAGCTACGGGTTAGCTAGACTTAAAAAGTGGGACGAAGCGAGGCGGGGAACCGTCTTATAA
- the yjjX gene encoding inosine/xanthosine triphosphatase, with product MMIRVAVGSKNPAKLRAVEAAFRRMGIAAEVVGVTVPSGVSSQPFSDNETLTGAINRAKAAISNGYDFAIGLEGGVVETPPYGLFLCNWGAIIDQIGEIGVSGGHRLQLPEEIAKELRKGHELGTVIDRWANGANIHKNEGTIGILTRNQIRREQVFEDVVICAYAKFIK from the coding sequence ATGATGATACGTGTCGCGGTAGGATCAAAAAACCCAGCAAAATTGCGAGCAGTAGAAGCGGCGTTTAGAAGAATGGGAATTGCGGCGGAGGTCGTGGGAGTCACCGTTCCTTCAGGCGTTTCCTCTCAACCGTTCTCTGACAATGAAACATTAACGGGCGCGATAAATAGAGCAAAAGCTGCGATAAGCAACGGATATGATTTTGCGATTGGACTAGAAGGAGGCGTTGTTGAAACACCGCCATATGGCCTTTTTTTATGCAATTGGGGGGCTATTATCGATCAAATAGGGGAAATTGGGGTGAGCGGCGGACATCGGCTGCAATTACCTGAAGAAATCGCGAAAGAACTGCGCAAGGGACATGAATTAGGTACCGTGATTGACCGCTGGGCAAATGGCGCAAATATTCATAAAAATGAGGGAACAATCGGCATCCTGACCCGCAACCAGATTAGACGAGAGCAAGTATTTGAGGATGTTGTCATTTGCGCCTATGCTAAGTTCATAAAATAG
- a CDS encoding GerAB/ArcD/ProY family transporter, translated as MKSFQSGNHEVSPKVIAIAVASTTLGIGIITLPRTLAEATSAGDGLLSIFIAGIVICIFAAIAAKLASRFPRQTFIQYVSQVVPKPFANVITFLVGIYALINVAFIVRSVGNISKMYLFATTPIEVIMLFFLLVVIYAVFGKRIAILRLNMMFFPIILTVVMVIGVMNFRFIDAERLRPFLMSDWQGILTGAKSALFSFLGFEIVLIYVMYMKKPKQAAKASVFGVFLVTFLYLFIYFFSIVVFGNEVIRTFVYPTIELARHVDIPGGFFERFESIFFTIWVMTLFNTATMSYDIALLTFRSVFKKGKKIVYLSILSPLIILLARVPATHVDLAKLSAIFSLYGCFIAMIVPSILFLIAKARGVRADK; from the coding sequence ATGAAGTCTTTCCAAAGCGGAAATCATGAGGTTAGTCCGAAGGTCATTGCGATCGCCGTCGCTTCAACCACCTTAGGGATCGGGATTATTACCTTACCTAGGACATTAGCGGAGGCAACATCCGCGGGAGATGGCTTGCTTTCTATTTTTATAGCGGGGATCGTCATTTGCATATTTGCGGCTATCGCCGCTAAATTAGCAAGTCGATTCCCAAGACAAACATTTATTCAGTATGTATCTCAGGTTGTTCCCAAACCGTTTGCCAATGTCATAACCTTCCTTGTGGGAATATATGCTCTGATCAATGTCGCTTTTATAGTGAGGTCTGTTGGCAATATTTCCAAAATGTATTTATTCGCCACAACGCCCATCGAAGTGATTATGTTGTTTTTTCTACTTGTCGTCATTTATGCTGTTTTTGGGAAAAGAATCGCTATTTTACGTCTAAACATGATGTTTTTTCCAATCATCTTAACAGTAGTGATGGTGATCGGGGTCATGAACTTTCGTTTTATTGATGCTGAAAGGCTAAGACCCTTTTTAATGTCGGACTGGCAAGGAATTTTAACGGGGGCAAAAAGCGCTCTGTTCTCGTTCCTCGGCTTTGAGATTGTTTTGATTTATGTTATGTATATGAAAAAACCGAAACAGGCTGCGAAAGCAAGTGTGTTCGGGGTGTTTCTCGTTACTTTTTTATACTTGTTTATCTATTTTTTTAGTATCGTCGTGTTTGGCAATGAGGTAATAAGAACGTTTGTTTATCCGACGATTGAACTGGCAAGGCATGTCGACATTCCGGGTGGGTTTTTTGAGCGATTTGAATCGATCTTTTTTACAATATGGGTTATGACCCTCTTCAATACGGCAACAATGTCTTATGATATTGCGCTGCTTACGTTTCGCTCTGTTTTTAAGAAAGGAAAAAAGATTGTCTACCTATCTATTTTGTCACCGCTTATTATTTTGTTGGCCAGGGTGCCGGCGACACATGTTGACTTAGCAAAACTTAGCGCAATCTTCAGTTTGTATGGGTGTTTTATCGCTATGATTGTTCCATCTATATTGTTTCTAATTGCCAAAGCTAGAGGAGTTAGGGCGGACAAATAA
- a CDS encoding Ger(x)C family spore germination protein has product MGKVWWKALWMLTVLLAATGCWDRVEIEQRGFVVGAGIELPDETDQEEEDSETPDRPKGKQRYALTYQFVMPGTLGGQGEEGNQSQSFFNFTSTGESLLKITREFATRTGRSPYLEHLKVILVSEELAKRRGDFANAVDFFIRFHESRRNTKIFIVEGSPLKAFEINPRTEKLNVNYIESISKNHLKTARMLEPYAIDQLEEKLLLETSYTIPRIVVRKGDVKDAGAAVFHARGNWMLGWLDEEETQGLNYLRNEVKEDVITGQVRDNLIVYDVTRVDRKIKVDSRDLDHIKFTIELDVEGEIGESLETMNYMQKAAVNQAEESIKNEIIRLCNATLHKLQKEFEVDVVGLGNHLKRYYPKVWAKVRKDWDTGENHFAKSIVEVRVNPIIRNPGVVTESESRY; this is encoded by the coding sequence ATGGGTAAAGTTTGGTGGAAAGCGCTTTGGATGCTGACTGTGCTATTGGCAGCCACAGGATGTTGGGATCGCGTGGAAATTGAGCAGCGCGGTTTCGTTGTCGGGGCGGGGATTGAATTGCCTGATGAAACGGATCAAGAGGAAGAAGACTCGGAAACGCCCGACAGACCGAAGGGAAAGCAACGGTATGCATTGACCTATCAATTTGTTATGCCAGGGACATTGGGTGGGCAAGGCGAGGAAGGCAATCAGTCGCAATCATTTTTCAACTTTACATCAACGGGAGAATCCTTGCTAAAGATTACAAGGGAATTTGCGACAAGAACGGGGCGTTCCCCATATTTAGAACATCTAAAGGTTATCCTTGTATCCGAAGAGTTAGCGAAGCGGAGGGGTGATTTCGCAAATGCGGTTGATTTTTTTATTCGTTTTCACGAGTCAAGGCGCAACACGAAAATATTCATCGTAGAAGGTTCACCATTAAAGGCGTTTGAAATTAACCCTAGGACAGAAAAGCTGAATGTCAATTATATTGAATCTATTTCGAAAAACCACTTAAAAACGGCGCGCATGTTAGAGCCATATGCTATTGATCAATTAGAAGAAAAGCTATTACTTGAAACGAGCTATACGATTCCACGCATCGTCGTTCGCAAGGGTGATGTAAAGGATGCCGGGGCAGCCGTCTTTCACGCAAGAGGAAATTGGATGCTTGGCTGGTTAGATGAGGAAGAGACGCAAGGACTAAATTATTTGCGCAATGAAGTGAAGGAAGACGTCATTACGGGGCAGGTTCGGGACAATCTCATTGTTTACGATGTCACGCGAGTTGATCGGAAGATAAAGGTGGACAGTCGTGACCTGGATCACATTAAGTTTACGATTGAGTTAGATGTGGAGGGAGAAATAGGCGAATCGCTAGAAACAATGAATTACATGCAAAAGGCCGCGGTAAATCAAGCAGAGGAAAGTATAAAAAATGAAATCATCCGCCTCTGCAATGCTACTTTGCATAAATTACAGAAAGAGTTTGAGGTCGATGTGGTCGGATTAGGAAATCATCTTAAGCGCTATTACCCTAAGGTTTGGGCTAAGGTTCGAAAAGACTGGGATACTGGGGAGAATCATTTTGCTAAAAGTATAGTTGAAGTAAGGGTCAATCCGATTATTCGCAATCCGGGTGTAGTCACGGAATCGGAGTCCCGTTATTGA